From Companilactobacillus heilongjiangensis, one genomic window encodes:
- a CDS encoding DUF308 domain-containing protein, which produces MVRQFQLYRWLRFIFLLVAGILIVVAPIKSFDIIIYIVSSYIAIYGVLSIFDGLSIRRTTGENNIAVGLGIGALFLALAVLLFAKLLVPLVPPVLGIILLVNGINQYRDSHEMTKKAPVTPYLDYFYSALLMLAGIVFILNPSKTIIFIYQLFGLSLIILAFFEIINSRIYRN; this is translated from the coding sequence ATGGTTAGACAGTTCCAACTTTATCGTTGGTTACGTTTCATCTTCTTGTTGGTTGCTGGCATTTTAATTGTCGTTGCGCCAATCAAGAGTTTCGATATCATCATCTACATTGTTTCCAGTTACATTGCCATTTATGGCGTGTTGTCCATTTTTGACGGTTTAAGTATTCGACGAACCACGGGGGAAAATAATATTGCTGTTGGATTAGGGATTGGCGCATTATTCTTGGCTTTAGCAGTTTTATTATTCGCAAAATTGCTTGTCCCACTTGTTCCACCAGTTTTAGGAATCATCCTGCTAGTCAACGGTATCAACCAATACCGTGATTCACATGAGATGACAAAAAAGGCTCCGGTAACGCCATACCTTGATTATTTCTACTCAGCATTGTTGATGCTGGCCGGTATCGTGTTTATCCTGAACCCTTCTAAAACTATTATTTTCATATATCAATTATTCGGTTTAAGCTTAATTATTTTAGCTTTCTTTGAAATCATAAACTCCAGAATCTATCGCAATTAG
- a CDS encoding PaaI family thioesterase, with the protein MSLLKDLGIEVLEQGRHKVVLQMDLTEEHLNMEEKKAGSINAMLSETAASIGANLNVDQKSSAAIMGVNVHNLNSFKLGTLIVEAISVRSGENVQTWQATTHFEQSAIPNGLSTVMLKKIQI; encoded by the coding sequence ATGAGTTTATTAAAGGATTTAGGAATCGAAGTACTTGAACAAGGGAGACATAAAGTTGTCTTGCAGATGGATTTGACGGAAGAACATTTAAATATGGAAGAGAAGAAAGCCGGCAGTATCAACGCAATGCTTTCCGAAACAGCCGCCAGTATCGGTGCCAATTTGAATGTTGACCAGAAGAGTTCAGCTGCCATCATGGGCGTTAATGTCCACAATTTGAATAGCTTTAAACTGGGAACGCTCATTGTTGAAGCCATCTCAGTTCGTAGCGGTGAAAATGTGCAGACATGGCAAGCGACAACTCACTTTGAACAGAGCGCTATTCCCAATGGTTTGAGTACCGTAATGCTAAAAAAAATCCAGATCTAA
- a CDS encoding AMP-binding protein, with protein MENWLVKRAKLDPNKIALILEHADFTFSELNSTVQLFAGKLYSSGIRQNDPVALFTDNCFNGYVAILALQQLGTRTIFLDTELSQATLTYQLHDCNPKMILISDSANTREIKQITWNKAFMSDILSLRKDPKYQPISEFTDTQVSSVFYTPSADSNDTGVMLTYGNYFYSAMGTALNLGINKKDSWVLTLPLFNVPGFIIIMRALIYGIGVYLIDGFDIDHINKVLINERATIISLIPSLLRELLNNLPKGQRYNDNFRCIFLGTGRIDNWTLLRCNMLEIPVLQSYGMTETTSNISALNFDDAEIKAGSCGQPFFTTQIRITNINQDNIGNIELKSPTVAVGYLNKQELYQSRFTEDGFFKTGDVGYLDDDNFLYIKGRQADLIYSGDKIIYPEEVENIFRSVNGIIDICIVGIPGKDGKEVPVAYLTMQENAFLTSADLQEFGQHNLVDYQVPSEYRQIDKFPKSTNGKILRNRLLNLDYKTI; from the coding sequence TTGGAAAACTGGTTAGTCAAACGTGCAAAACTCGATCCAAACAAAATTGCGTTGATACTGGAACACGCGGATTTTACCTTCAGCGAGCTCAATTCAACTGTTCAACTCTTCGCCGGTAAACTTTATTCTAGCGGCATTCGCCAAAACGACCCCGTAGCGTTATTTACCGATAATTGTTTTAATGGCTACGTTGCCATTTTAGCACTTCAACAGTTGGGAACACGAACTATCTTCCTCGACACCGAGCTATCCCAAGCCACTTTGACCTACCAGTTGCACGACTGCAATCCCAAAATGATTCTAATCAGCGATTCAGCCAATACGAGAGAAATCAAGCAAATCACATGGAACAAAGCTTTCATGTCCGATATTTTGAGTCTGAGAAAAGACCCCAAATATCAACCAATATCGGAGTTCACCGATACTCAAGTTTCCTCCGTTTTCTATACGCCAAGCGCTGACAGTAACGACACCGGCGTTATGTTAACGTATGGCAATTACTTCTACTCCGCCATGGGTACCGCTTTAAACCTTGGTATCAACAAGAAAGATTCTTGGGTTCTGACGTTGCCACTTTTCAACGTGCCAGGGTTTATTATCATCATGCGGGCACTGATATACGGCATCGGCGTTTATTTAATTGATGGCTTCGACATCGACCATATCAACAAAGTTTTGATCAATGAACGAGCAACAATAATTTCTCTGATCCCTTCTTTATTGCGAGAACTATTAAATAATTTACCAAAAGGACAGCGTTATAACGATAACTTCCGTTGTATTTTCCTAGGTACTGGTCGAATTGATAATTGGACCTTGTTGCGCTGTAATATGTTGGAAATCCCAGTTTTACAGTCATACGGCATGACCGAAACAACCTCGAATATATCGGCTTTGAACTTTGACGATGCCGAAATCAAGGCTGGATCCTGTGGCCAACCATTTTTCACAACTCAGATTCGAATTACCAATATCAATCAAGATAATATCGGTAACATCGAATTAAAATCACCTACAGTCGCAGTCGGCTACCTCAATAAACAGGAACTCTACCAATCTAGGTTCACTGAAGATGGCTTTTTCAAAACCGGTGATGTCGGTTACTTAGACGATGACAACTTCCTCTATATAAAAGGCCGCCAAGCCGATTTAATCTATTCCGGCGACAAAATCATCTATCCCGAAGAAGTCGAAAACATCTTCCGCAGTGTCAACGGCATCATCGACATCTGTATCGTAGGCATTCCGGGCAAAGATGGCAAAGAAGTTCCAGTAGCATATTTAACAATGCAAGAAAATGCCTTTTTAACCAGCGCCGACTTGCAAGAATTTGGTCAACACAATTTAGTCGATTATCAAGTTCCCAGCGAGTATCGTCAGATTGACAAGTTTCCCAAGTCAACGAACGGAAAGATATTAAGAAACAGACTTTTGAATTTAGACTATAAAACAATTTAG